The following DNA comes from Papaver somniferum cultivar HN1 chromosome 4, ASM357369v1, whole genome shotgun sequence.
CTGGTTTTTGCAGTATAGAATATCATGTTGTTGTGATCCATCCAGATGTGATACACAAAGCTATTGAGACACAACTTCTTGATAATAGTAACAACTCCTTCACCTTTGAAATTATCCTGACATCAAAGAAGTTCTTCATCCCGGGTACTAGCAatatttctgaagattcccaactTGATTAGCAATCCTTTCCATATAATACTGGAGAAAGAACATGTTAAGAATAGATGTTCCTCATGTTCAATTCCTCCACCACACAAGGCACAAGCAGCATTGTTCACAAGACCCCATCTTTGTAgttttgctttggttttaagtctTTTATGACAAGCTAACCAACTTATAAAGGAATGTCTAGGGATATTATTCTTAAACCACACCAATTTAGTCCAACCCACCTCAATAATATCTCCAGAGAGAGCTCTAAATGTCTCTTTCATAGAGAAATCACCATTCTTCCTGCCCTTCCATAGCACCAGGTCTTCATCTCCAAAATCATAATCCACCCCTTGAAGAATATCCTTCCCATCACAATGAGGCTCATGATTACACTCAGGAAAATTAAGAAAGCCATCAACCATATAATCAGCTACTGTTAATTCTTTGTCAGGGCAGATTGTCTCAAGACATTCAACCTCCATCCAATCACATAACCTACCTTTGGGGTGCCAAAATCCATAATATAAGCTAGTTTTTTCTCCATTTCCAAGGAAGGTGCCCATAAACTGTTTTGCAGTGTCTCTGAATTCAAGAATTCTCCTCCATCTCCATGAGCAATCCTTTGGAACAACCAAAGTCCAGAAATCCCTTTGTTTAATGAGATTAGTATGTATCCATTGAGTCCAAATGGTGTTTTTTCCTGAATTAATATCCCATATGTGTCTTAAATTGGCAGTAATGTTTGTTTGTTCCAAGTCCTTTACTCCAATACCCCTAGCTCCCTCAACAGTGCATATTTGGCTCCAACTGGTTGGATTATGCTTTTttccaagatcagatcatgccTAAAGAAATCTTTTGAAAGTAGTGTTAAGCTCTTTAATCACTTTCTTAGGAAGAATGAAGcaagaaaaccaaaaataaaccATGCCAATAAGAACAACTTCTATAAGAAGCAACCTTTCAGCAAAGGATAAATGTCTAGCCTTCCAAGACTTAAATCTCTTAGTCACTCTACCTAAAATAGGCTTACAATCAACATAAGATAGTCTTGAAGATATTAAAGGAATAGCCAGGTACCTCACTGGAAGCTCTCCTTTATAAAAATTTAGGCAGCAAGAAATATCTTCTAGAAACCCAGCCTCcacagaagaagaaaatagagagGTTTTGTTATAGTTCACATCCAGACCAGAGAAGCCACTGGAATCCTTTATCACCTTTGACAGCACCTGAGCATATTTTACATTGCCTTTGAAGAAAACAAGAATGTCATCATCAAAGCACCAATGTGTTAAATTTTTGCCCTTACACTGTGGGTGTATCCCATTATTACCAGCCAGCACTTATTGCTGTAGTAAAATACTTAAGACCTCCATTACCATCACAAATAGATAGGGAAACATAGGGCACCCCTGTCTCACTCCTCTTTGAGCACCAAAAAATCCATAAGGGGATCCATTTATCATAACAGAGAACTTGGCAGTAGAAATACACACCATAACCCAATCAATAAATATCTCCGGGAATCCAAACTTCCTCATCACAGCAGCAATAACATCTGAACTGACAGTATCATAAGCCTTTTGAAGATCTATTTTGAGAGAACACCTAGGACTACCACCAGATTTATGGTAATTCCTAACAATTTCATGAGCTAATAGGATATAATCTTGAATGGACCTCCCTGATATAAAAGCAGACTGACTAGAACTAATTAAACCCTTTAAGATAAACTTCATTCTAGAAGACAAAAATTTTGTCAAACACTTGTAGATGACATTACAGCAGGAGATGGGTCTGAAGTCAAAAACAGTGGAAGCATTCTCACATTTAGCAACAAAGGTAAAGCGAGTACTGTTTACCTCTTTAACTAACTTGCCTGTCTTGAAAAAATTTGTAATAGCAGCAACAAAGTCATCCCCCACCACAGACCAAGTACTTTTAAAGAAATAGCCATTAAAACCATCAGGCCAGGGGCTTTAGAAGAATGAATGGAGGACAAAGCTTCAATCACTTCATCTCTAGAAATAGGCGCCACCAATTTTTCAGCCTCAGAAGGATGAATAAAAATCTATTGAAGTGCAATTTATTGAGCACCTCCTGAATATCCCCCTGATTAGAATTTCCACTAAAAAATTCACTGAAAAAGTTAACACATTCTTCTCCTATCAACTTGACATCCTCCAACTTGATATCTTCCCTAGAATTCAACACAAGAATATTATTCTTTGACCTCCTCTCCTTTAAAGAGTTGTGAAAGAATCTTGTATTTAGATCACCAGCCTCCATCCATTGAACCTTAGATTTCTCCTTATTAATGGATTCTTCACACCTAGCTAGCTTAGCATAAGTCTTAACAACTTCTTTTTCTTTGACAACTAGATCATTCCTCAAAGGTTGAGCCTGTAATTGTCTCTGCACTTCATCCATAGAAGATTTAGCAGTTAAAAGTTGCTCAGAGAATCTCTTGAATCTTTCATTCTTCCATAGAATAAGAACCTTCTTAAGTCTTTTGAGTTTATTCACCAGCACCATCATggggttaccatgcattggttccATCCAAGACTTTCTCACAATACTCATAAAATATGGTTCATTCACCCAAAAGCTGCAGAATTTGTAAGGAGGTGGACCATGATATCTCCCTTCAAATATACTAACCACCCCTGGGCTATAATATGAAATGCCTGGAAGAAGAAAATCAGCAGTGGAATCATAGAAAGCTTCAATCCATTCCATATTAACCATTATTCTATCAATCTTTGAAGCAATTTTATACTCCCCCTCTTGTTTATTATTCCAAGTAAAGAAACAACCAGTATatctcaaatcaaaaatatgagcATCTTGAGTGCAGTCATAAAACTCCTTATAATTAGAAGGAATAACTTCAGCACCCCCACTCTGTCTCCAACTTCTAATAGAGAATTAAAATCCCCCATCAAAATCCAAGGTTGGTGGTTATAACAAGCAAAAGCTGTTATTTCAATCCAAAGGTTCCTTCTTATAATACTATCATTACTTGCATAAATAATAGTAACCACAAAAGATTTATTATAACAATCAGTTACCTCTAAAAATACATACTGAGAAGAGCAACGAATCACTTGAGCCTTCACAATAGAAGTATCCCATCCAACCCATATTCTACCAGCACCATCCATAAAATAGTTATCTAAAAACTTTTAAAAGGGATTAATATTCCTCCTAATTTTATCCTTATTTGATTCTTGGACATGAGTCTCCACAATACCAAGTAAACTCAAACTACTATCTCTTATTAAATTTCTAACCTCTACTTGTTTTAAATGATCATTGAGACCCCTTGTGTTCCAAATTCCCATTTTTATCATATTAAATTCGGGGGATTTGGTTTTCTTCCTTTAGCAGGTCTACCTGCTCCCTTAACACCCAAAGAAGGCTTACCAACTCCTACATATTTAGAGAGAAAATGGGCTCTTGCACCATCCCCTTCATCTCCTTTCTGCCCATCATCTATCTTCTCAACTTGAGTTAAGACAAAACCTACATTATCAGTACCAACTTTAGTAGGGAATTCTTTCCCCTTTTGTTGGTCATCAGATGTCATAACCACTTCCATCACCATTTCATTCTCCTTGTTTCCTCCAATTtctttaaaaatattttcttcctttgAACCATGAATCACTGGTATCTCTATATTCATATCAGAATTCTCCCCCTCAAGATGGCAAAACTTATTTTGTGTAAGAACTGAATTATTCTCTGTCTCCATAGACTTACTACTAGAAGCTCCATTGGCACCTGTCCTACCAGTCTCATCATTTTTGCCTTCATTCTTTCCTCTTACTTCTCTTGAGATCCATCACCTGCCATCCATTAGATTCAATGACTTTTTCCTTCTGAGCTGAATTCTGAAGAACCAATTTAGCTGCTGAAGCAGCTGCAGAACACTTACTTTGAGTATGTCCAAATACATTACAGTGTTGACATCTTGGGGTCTCCAGCTATATTCCACTGGTACCTGAATCTTCATATTACCCACTAGAGCATCAATATGAGGGGGAATCAGAATCAACAGCAATCTCCACACAAATCCTTACATAATCCATCCTGGATCTTGATGCAGTTTGTTTATCCAACCTCAAAGGAAATCCAATGAAGCTTGCAGGCTTCCCCAATCCCTTAGCATTCCATAAATGAAGGGGTACTTTTCTTAAATTCACccaaacatgaattgttttcagtTCTGACAACTCTTGCTCAATCAACAAAGTCCATGGCCTAACAACAAATAATTGTCCTGCAATAAAAAAACATCCATGTCCAAGAGTAGAAGCTCTGTCCTCCTCTGAATCAAACTCAAAAACGAAAATGGAATCATCATGGAGAGGCATCTTGAAATCATTCTTCACTTTCCAAACCCTCTTGACTGTATTTCGAACAATTGGAATGCTAAGCGTTTCCCTACAAAGTAACCGACTACTAGGTTTTCACACTTCTGCACATCCTTTTCAATTTCCTGTTCAGAAAACACCATCATCTTTGCCCCATCTACCATAGATGAAGTTTCATGTACTAATGTATCGTGGATATCCACATCCTTATCAACTGATAATAACTCAGACCATTTAGGATTTTTCCCTAATCCATTCCAATTACTAGTTTTCGCAGGAACCCTAGCACCACCTCCCATCTGAGATTCAAACCCAGATTGCATAGAAAGAACCATAGTTAAAGAAATAAagtaaaaacaagaaagaaaatcaaACCACTTACTATCCAACACCAATCATTAAGCTCTATCCAAACATACATAAGAGAAATTGATAAGAAAATCCCAAGAACTGATTGAAGAAATGGATGCTTGACTCGAGTCAACGCCGCCAGAAAATCGCCTCACTCGCCCTTGACTTTTCTCTCTCGTTTCAATTTATTTTTACATGCACTAATTTGTGATGTTACCCATTACCTTTTAGtactaaattaacaaaaaccaAACATTTGATTCCAGTTACAGAATGGAGGAGCAAAGGATTACAACCAAATATGACGTTAAAACTACAAATCTGATGGAAGAAACTGTTTCAAATAAGGAAGAAATTGATGTGATGCAATCAATTGTACTACATTCTGATTTACCCAATTATGTAGAACCTTCATGGCCTAATGTTGGTGAAACAGAAGTAGTTATCGAGGAACAACAATCAGATAATTTTGATGACCAAGTTGATGAGGAAGACATTAAGGAACCACATTCAGTAGAAAGGGCCAAAGAAGtgtcagaaaagaagaaaaagactaAGAAAAATATTGTTAACCAGTTGATGCCACTTGAAGAGGACGGTGATGGGATACCCAGGGAAGTCCTATTTGCATACCAAAATGGCTACCAAAATTTGGCTACATCGAGTAATGGTGAAGTTgtagttttggtaattttgtgtaaGAATATTACACTTATTGACCAGTATATTTTTACTGTGTAGGATCCTCAAGAATTAAGTTAGAAATTTGAAGCTCCATAATCTCTATGAAACAACGTCAAGTTGGCAGTCAGACAAAATTTGAGTTGTACACGATTTGGGAACCTATGGCTAGTACtatattttgaaaaataagagTTCGGTATATAGAGTTTATTATACGTCCAAAACTGTTTTTTGAAACCAAATTACCTACATATTTCCTGTATATACATATGATTAAATAATTATATCTGGTACAGAAACCTTTACCCACCACCCAAATTTCTGGATGTATACTATAAGACTATGCACAAGAAATGCATTTtatctaatttttttaatattttccctcTCTTTTTCTCGTTATCCCTCTTTGCTTCAAGTTTATCTACTACTTCATATTAAGTACACCTTGTATCTCATCAAAATCCATCCatcaaaaatcatgattttttctcTCAAGGTACCAGTGTGTTTTCAGAGCTATATCCTTTCTGTGGAGACTTCAACCGGCTCAATTGTGTCCTTCACAAGTTTCTAGCATCTTGAGTTGCAGTCAAAACCATGGTTACATGCCATTTgttgaaaaaaaaacatcttGTAAAAGACCGAGTTGAAATAATATTTGGCAATGTTGTAACATTAGGTTCTTAAACCATTACATATCACGACTGCATTTTAAATAAGTTTAAAATTATGTCGTTTTGTTACTGAAGTATCTGATTAAGGATCTGAAGTCAACAAGTTTAAATTATATCTTTTAATATCATGATTATGGATCTGATGTCTCCGACTATGTACCTCAGGTTTACAGTAAATATAACAGTATTGATTCAGAAAGATTTTATATAATAACATCGAACCTATAACGATATAATAAGTCTATTTTAGACAAGGTCTCTTTGCCTATTGAAACaaaattaaataatattttttgttaGACAGACAAAACAATAATCTTTTGTACATATGATCCTTAAACATAAAATAAGACAAAATAACAGATAAATTTGACTTTTCACTTGTCAACCTACATCTTTCCACTTGTGGATGGTTGCAGAAGTTCCAGCGATATTATCAACGAAGACATGATTTGCAAAAAAAAACTTTCGCTTTTCCTCTTGCAGCAGTGTAGGGTTTTATCCCTAACTTTGGATCACCGTCATGCAAAACAGCGGCTATCTATGCTATATCGAAACTCGTCCTACGAGTCCCAACGAGTACAAGAACTTCATCCTTATCAATTTCCACCTCCCTAAAATCACAAACATCCCCTTATGcatattccttttatttgattgagtaatTCCACATAGCATATTGAATGACATGGCCTCGGACCAGTAAATTCGAAATCATCATCACCACTCTCAGCATGATCATCAGCGACAACCCTTTTACCAACACCTTGATTACCTCCTACCACCACCACTTTTATTGAAATTGGTTTTGACTACTACCAATAACTGTTTGCACCATATCAAATAAGAAAATAGATGGAATTTCATCTGTGTATATATGAACTTCAGGATcattacttgcatttttatttataTTACCCATGGGTATGACATGAATTATTAGTATTATAGGTCGTTATTTTATGTTATTTGACATATAAAATGAAAAATTATTGGGACAAGTTTTCTCTTTGCTTTTTAAATGAAGAATTAGGGCATCATCTTGAACTGAGATACATCCCACCGAATCGTCATTAATTATGTTGATGAGATATATCACATAGTATCAAACAATCCTGTCTCTCTGAACCTAATTGCAATTGGAACTAAGATTGACTTTCTATAGATTTTTAAAAGGCTAATTTGTATTTAGGGCctactatattaggatttggaaaCCTATAGCCAGTACTATGTTTTTTAAAAATATGAGTTCGGCATATTGGTTTTAATATATCTCTGAATTCGTCTTCTAAACACTAATTACCCACGTATTTCTTATATATGCATACAATGAAACATTGTCTTTTGGTACAGAAACCTATACCCCCCACCCCCACGGGTGCAAATGTGTTTGACAGTGGACTGATGAGTACAACTCAACTGCAATAGATTACAAGGTCTTTAGGAAGTTCTGATAAGATCTCAGCTATGTTATTTGGTCAAAATTCCTTTGGTAATACCAGTGGAATTGGGTTTAAGAGTAAACCTCCTTCACCAGGAACAATACTTTCGCTCTTGCAGGTTTCAATGAGAGTGAAAGTGTTCATGATAGTAGAAGTGAGTCTGTTCCTTCTGGAAATTCTCTCGCCGTACACTGCACTTTTTATAGCAGTTGTGGTCATTATAAAGGGAAGTGTCAGAGGTCAAAGAAAAATGGCAAGATTCTTGTCAAACTTCAGAATGATATGGAAAAGATAAATCTTTCTTTGAACAACCTTACAAATTCTTTAGAGTCTCAAtgggagaaaagaaaaaggaagtcaGAAACGGTAAGAAAAACGTAACTAACCTTTTTGTGTCAGCTGACACGAGTGGTGAGTTTCCTACTAACCCCGTCAATAATTAATTTTAGTGCTGAGTGCAACCTCATAATATTATCTTGAAAATATGAGGTTTACACAAAATAACATCAAGAAAACAATGTTTTCTGATGTTTGTGTTTCTAAGGTATTAAGGGCGTACTACTAGGTTCCGTAACCTGTGATATACTGGGTCACAAACTTCCCATGGAATGTTTTGTTTAATATATCACTATCCTTATTTTATTCAAATTCTCGATTCTATGGTTCCCTTTTATATATGTGTCATTCAACTCCGAAAGAAGGTAGAGAACAATGACTCTTATTACTAGAGGTGTTACGAAGAAGGATGCAGTAGAATCTGTCAATGTTTTTCTGTGCGAAGGGATCCCATCATCTAGAACCAAAAATAGAAAGTTTACGGAATATGCAGAATCTTCCTCGGCTACATGTTTGTTTTCCGCCTGTTACTATGACAATGATTTTAGAGCCAAGGTGAATGGGTTCATGACAAGGAGAAATGATCTATTGTTCAAGATTAATCACTCCTTGAAATaggtaactcactatgaacaaaagCTTAATATGTGGAAAAATACCTTGTGTAACTTTGAAACAGAGCTATGCGAGTTAACTGATATCCCTAAAGATGTTAGAGAATTGaatgatccaaccatcaatggattcttcaataatgagaaggaattctcagcaCAAtctagttaaaccctaatttatttatttattgttgtcCCCCAAATCCCAAATTAGACAC
Coding sequences within:
- the LOC113272885 gene encoding uncharacterized protein LOC113272885, which translates into the protein MDGAGRIWVGWDTSIVKAQVIRCSSQYVFLESGGAEVIPSNYKEFYDCTQDAHIFDLRYTGCFFTWNNKQEGEYKIASKIDRIMVNMEWIEAFYDSTADFLLPGISYYSPGVVSIFEGRYHGPPPYKFCSFWVNEPYFMSIVRKSWMEPMHGNPMMVLVNKLKRLKKVLILWKNERFKRFSEQLLTAKSSMDEVQRQLQAQPLRNDLVVKEKEVVKTYAKLARCEESINKEKSKVQWMEAGDLNTRFFHNSLKERRSKNNILVLNSREDIKLEDVKLIGEECVNFFSEFFSGNSNQGDIQETGKLVKEVNSTRFTFVAKCENASTVFDFRPISCCNVIYKCLTKFLSSRMKFILKGLISSSQSAFISGRSIQDYILLAHEIVRNYHKSGGSPRCSLKIDLQKAYDTVSSDVIAAVMRKFGFPEIFIDWVMVCISTAKFSVMINGSPYGFFGAQRGVRQGCPMFPYLFVMVLSKVIKDSSGFSGLDVNYNKTSLFSSSVEAGFLEDISCCLNFYKGELPVSWSQICTVEGARGIGVKDLEQTNITANLRHIWDINSGKNTIWTQWIHTNLIKQRDFWTLVVPKDCSWRWRRILEFRDTAKQFMGTFLGNGEKTSLYYGFWHPKGRLCDWMEVECLETICPDKELTVADYMVDGFLNFPECNHEPHCDGKDILQGVDYDFGDEDLVLWKGRKNGDFSMKETFRALSGDIIEVGWTKLVWFKNNIPRHSFISWLACHKRLKTKAKLQRWGLVNNAACALCGGGIEHEEHLFLTCSFSSIIWKGLLIKLGIFRNIASTRDEELL